The Oncorhynchus nerka isolate Pitt River linkage group LG13, Oner_Uvic_2.0, whole genome shotgun sequence sequence GATGAGTTAGGACAGTCAAGCAGGAAGAGCAGTGTGACCTGCTGTGGTGAGGTGTATTCATTAGGTGCAGACCGTTACAAATCGTTTTGactgttgcaaaacatttatttaacggAAACCGTTTACTCTATGAACCAAacagggagggacctacctgaatttgtccaatagaaactctcgttttcgTTGCAAAACATTATCCGTTTAAAGTAAACAGTTTCAGTTTCAAAACATTTTGCAGCAGTCtaactaatgaatacacccgtTGTCACCTCTCAGAACCTGGCACCGAGGGCCCAATTTAAAGCAACCCATAGACCCTATACACtagtggagatctgagaggatttgacTGGTATTAGCGCAATATGGTGAAACTACTGAGCAATGTGGAGCGATTACTGACAGCTgttaaacactcaactctccaCAAGTACCTAGGGCGTAGGGTCTAGGGGTCCATTGGGGATTGGACCAAGGACATGACCACACAGGTGTTGTACACCGCTCAAAACCAAGACAAACAAAGGGAAATGTACAAAGGAAATCAGGTATACTCTCGACCCAAAAAGCCAGCATCATATGTTCAAAAAATATCTATGTATGTACAGTTAATAAGAACCAGTGAAAAGATTGAGAATGCAGTGATCGTTGCAAAGAAGACAACGAGAATCAGAATGGCACTAGCAGAGAACACTATGGGGAAAGACCCACTGGGGTATATACAGAGCAGTGGGGGTAACTGCTATAAACTGATGGTCCAGAAGGGTGGGGGGTCAGAGAGAGCATCGGGGTGTGATGAGGAGAAGGGAGGATAAAGAAGGGGGGCAGTAGAGTCTTGAACACAGCGAGTCTACCCCCCCAGGGTATCAGTTTAGGGGTCCTGCTACTAAAATGTCTGCTCCTCAGGTCCTTCATACAGAGTGGAGATCTCATCTCACAAAGTTCCTCCATGGAGAAGGAAAACTTCCAGAAAGTTCAGAGGATTCTGGACTAAACCATCTGTAGCCAGCCTGGGGGGGGGGTGTTTCCCAGCAGGAGTCCTTCCCCTCCGCTCCTCAGGTAGAGTTGGTGATTGAGTAATGCCCTTGTACCAGAGGGTCGGACTCCCCCGCACACAGAATCTCCAGTTCCAGAACCTTCCCTCCATGTCCTCTGGCTCGGTCCTTTAGCGGGTCATTCAGACCAGTGAGCTCATATTAACCACTAACATTATGGCAACACCAATGGAGTTCCTCCAGAGTCCAACACACATTAAGTTGAGATTGCATATACAAGTACCTGCTGCCAACACAAAGGGAAAGATCAGTCCTCATCTTTAACACTCCCCTATCAATGCAAGTCTCTCCAGCTTATTGTAGACTAAGTTCCTGCAGGTGTTTTTGCATGATGTCAAATGTCTTAGATTGCAGTAGCATGTAGCTGCCGTTTATTTATAAAGTGGTTGCCGGGTGGGGGGGTGGGTCGTGCCATGGAGGAGCCTGCATTTATTGTCCCAACATGCATTGCACTGCAGACAGAAATGGGTATGTGCTCACGATGTTAGATGTTCAAGTCTATAGGGGATTAGGGAAGGGGGAGGCGGTGAGACCAAGCTGGGCGCGAGCCTGAAAGTCAGCACACACCCTCGTCattctctcacacaaacacacagtacagtacatacacaacccccccccacacacaggaaGCACTATTTGATTCAGAAAGTAGGAGGACAGCTTTGCTTGTTTTAAAGTGCAATATCTACATGTAATTCAGAGAGAGAACACCTATGTCGCCCCCTACTGGATCTGCGGAGGCTCCAGATATTCCCTGATAACCAAACGGCTGTGGTTGCTTGAGACCCCTGCCATGCAGATAGATCAGAGTGAGGGGACATTGCCCCCTGGTGGTCAAAAGGGGTCGAGCAGACAGAAGAACAGACCGAATCCCATCTGTAACACGATACATATACATGCTACTGTCCAAAGACGTCCGAATATGGACACCGTCCAAAAGATTTCTCCCAACTCTGGAGCAGGTGTTTTTTCTCTTCATGGTTGTGCAGtctgagggggtgtgtgtgtgatatctcAGAACAAGAAGGGAAAAAAAGGCTGAAATTTCAGCACCACCGATTTTGGAGTTGCCGCCATGAGCCAGACACCACCCTTCGAGGGGGAGCCAAATGTCCTTACAATAAAAGTATTTTCTCTGTGTGCTAATTCATTACTGTGAAACAGGCAATGTCCTTTGTGATTGCAACAAGCTCTCAAAAGTATTTTGTCATTTTTAAACTCTATAAAACAAAAATAcgatacaaaaacaagaaaaaaaaagATGTTCACAAGTTTTCCATTGTGCTGCAAATATACATGACTCTTCTGGTAGTCAGAGACACAAAGCTTCCTGACACAATGTCTTTAAGAGTtgatggagagaagagaaaagtTAAAGAGTAGATAGGAGTGAAAGATGAGTGTCTGCTGTAGAGGGGTGAGACGAAGCGatctggaaaaagtcaaagtTCGGACCATGTCTGAGGGGTCCAGgtctgaaagaggaggaggagagttccCCCTCCAAAGGTTGAGGGTACAAGCAGGATTCGGGGGAGAGGTAGAGTTTTAGGGTGAGGTTGTGTATTCTCCGTAGGGTCTTTGGGTGGATCGGTGGGGTGGGGATGAGAAGAGAAGTTTGGATGGGGGAAGAGTAGGAGAAGGGGTGAGGGTCAATGTTGAGGGTTGGGACTAACCCTAACTTGGACAGAGGTATGTTTGGGTTGTTTGTAAGAGGCAGACTACTGTAGGGTTGATTCTAGGGCCTGTGGGGGAAGGCTAAGGAAAGCCAGTCAGACTACAGATCgtgtggatgggggaatggaAAATGGAATAGTCTGAAAATGGGTCCAGTTCGTTTAATGCGTCTGTCCACTCCTCAGAACAAAGCCTCATGGGAAAGTGAGTCCAAGCACAGGGAAAGAAAAGATTTAAAGACCAGGATCAGATCAAGAGGTCAACAGGTCAGTTATGAAAATGAAAGGTGACCTGTCAGACAGGAGATAACAGGTTTAGTAACGTGGTGGAGGATGGGGAAAGTTGATTGTGATTGGTTGCCGTTAGGAGTTGAGTGGAGCTTCCTAGTTGAGGTGGGcgtggtccagctactcctccaTGCACATGGGCAGGTTGACGAAGGTGAACACGTTGTACTCGATCATGATGGAGAAACACAGGAAGACTGCGTAGAGGACCAGCGTGTAGATACCCAGCTTCAGATCCAGCTTCCAGTGGTTCACATGAATCCCCCCCACCTGCAGAGGGGAACACACACAGATCATATATAGTCAGTCTGCAGAGGGGAACACACACAGATCATATATAGTCAGTCTGCAGAGGGgaacacacacagtcatcatATATAGTCAGTCTGCAGAGGGGAACACACACAGATCATATATAGTCAGTCTGCAGAGGGGAACACACACAGATCATATATAGTCAGTCTGCAGAGGGGAACACACACAGATCATATATAGTCAGTCTGCAGAGGGGAACACACACAGATCATATATAGTCCCTCTGCAGAGGGGAACACACACAGATCATATATAGTCCCTCTGCAGAGGGGAACACACACAGATCATATATAGTCCCTCTGCAGAGGGGAACACACACAGATCATATATAGTCCCTCTGCAGAGGGGAACACACACAGATCATATATAGTCCCTCTGCAGAGGGGAACACACACATCGTATAGTCAGTCTGCAGAGGGGAACACAGTACATCCTATATATAGTCCCTCTGCAGAGGGGAACACAGTACATCCTATATATAGTCCCTCTGCAGAGGAGAACACAGTACATCCTATATATAGTCCCTCTGCAGAGGGGAACACAGTACATCCTATATATAGTCCCTCTGCAGAGGGGAACACAGTACATCCTATATATAGTCCCTCTGCAGAGGGGAACACAGTACATCCTATATATAGTCTCTCTGCAGAGGGGAACACAGTACATCCTATATATAGTCCCTCTGCAGAGGGGAACACAGTACATCCTATATATAGTCCCTCTGCAGAGGGGAACACAGTACATCCTATATATAGTCTCTCTGCAGAGGGGAACACAGTACATCCTATATATAGTCCCTCTGCAGAGGGGAACAGAGTACATCCTAAATATAGTCCCTCTGCAGAGGGGAACACAGTACATCCTATATATAGTCCCTCTGCAGAGGGGAACACAGTACAGCCTATATATAGTCCCTCTGCAGAGGGGAACACAGTACATCCTATATATAGTCCCTCTATATATGGACATACGcacaatgtcaaatcaaatttgtgCATATTAACATTTATAAATGATACCCCCAAATTTCATGTGTAAGCAATTACATTTTCCAATTAGTTGTGATTTAAGATGCAGTACCTATGTTAACTGCACATGGTCCCTTTAAAACAACTACTACAGTGCAACAGCATGTTGTGTACCTTATCAGCAAATTCATCTAATGACCCTTTCCATTAGCGCAATTCAGCTTATTGCACTTTTTTTCAAACGCACACAATCTCTGGCCACAGCCtaataaatacactggcagattGGTCAGCGGCAGTCATAGATATTACACTACTGACCAGTCATACTGTGTGTAGAGACTACAACACATGTATAAAATATGCCATATAGCAGACATACACATGttttacgtatgggtggtcccatcgaacccactaccctggcattacaagcaTCCTGCTCTACAAAAGAGGGTATCTGCTCACCGTCAAAGCCACAGATCCCAGTAGCAACACCACAGAGTAGACCAGTCCTCGACTGTTGATCATGACCTAGAGGGGGAAGGTATAGTGCACGTTAGATGGAAGGTATAGTGCACGTTAGTTAGACGGGGAATATTTCAATCATGTTTTCTAACTGAAAGTTTAGAATTAGAACAATATTCAACATTCTAAAAGTTGTTCCCAACTCAGCCACAGTCAACCTCCGTAAAGGCAGACACAGTCAACCTCCGTAAAGACAGCCACAGTCAACCTCCGTAAAGACAGCCACAGTCAACCTCCGTAAAGACAGCCACAGTCAACCGCCGTAAAGACAGCCACAGTCAACCGCCGTAAAGACAGCCACAGTCAACCTCCGTAAAGACAGCCACAGTCAACCGCCGTAAAGACAGCCACAGTCAACCGCCGTAAAGACAGCCACAGTCAACCGCCGTAAAGACAGCCACAGTCAACCGCCGTAAAGACAGCCACAGTCAACCGCCGTAAAGACAGCCACAGTCAACCGCCGTAAAGACAGCCACAGTCAACCGCCGTAAAGACAGCCACAGTCAACCGCCGTAAAGACAGCCACAGTCAACCGCCGTAAAGACAGCCACAGTCAACCGCCGTAAAGACAGCCACAGTCAACCGCCGTAAAGACAGCCACAGTCAACCGCCGTAAAGACAGCCACAGTCAACCGCCGTAAAGACAGCCACAGTCAACAGCCGTAAAGACAGACACAGTCAACCTCCGTAAAGGCAGACACAGTCAACCCCCGTAAAGACAGACACAGTCAACCCCCGTAAACACACGGCTCCAGGTCGTAGTCAACCCCCGTAAACACACGGCTCCAGGTCGTAGTCAACCCCTGTAAACACACGGCTCCAGGTCGTAGTCAACCCCCGTAAACACACGGCTCCAGGTCGTAGTCAACCCCCGTAAACACACGGCTCCAGGTCGTAGTCAACCCCCGTAAACACACGGCTCCAGGTCGTAGTCAACCCCCGTAAACACACGGCTCCAGGTCGTAGTCAACCCCCGTAAACACACGGCTCCAGGTCGTAGTCAACCCCGTAAAACACACGGCTCCAGGTCGTAGTCAACCCCGTAAACACACGGCTCCAGGTCGTAGTCAACCCCCGTAAACACACGGCTCCAGGTCGTAGTCAACCCCCGTAAACACACGGCTCCAGGTCGTAGTCAACCCCCGTAAACACACGGCTCCAGGTCGTAGTCAACCCCCGTAAACACACGGCTCCAGGTCGTAGTCAACACCCATAAACACACGGCTCCAGGTCGTAGTCAACCCCCGTAAACACACGGCTCCAGGTCGTAGTCAACCCCTGTAAACACACGGTATTAGTTAACTCAAGGGGCGTATCTCTACAGTCTTAAGTGGCTTCCTCCGGCCATGATGAGCAGAGAACGTCTTATACTATTGAGATGCACTCCTAGTAGACAGGTGGGAGAGAGCTGGAGCGACAATAAGGTCAAGGACTCACACCGTACTGAAACACAGTCCTTAAGGTTTTATTCCCCTCTTCAAAACATGAGTGATGAACACTTGAATTCATTTGAGTGTATTCACTTCCAGAAAGATGACTACTATACTACAAATATTTAGTGCATATTGAGCTAAAGTTGTACATCTCTCAGCAGTGGGCTCTGTTCCCTATGCTCCAGGGTGAAGGTATCAGCTTCTACTCCCCCCATCCTAACTAAAAAGCtaaactgatccaagatcagtGTCCGGGGGCAACCTCACCCTACTCCGTTCCCTATAGCTGTTCTTACCTCGGAGCCGTAGCTGACCGCCATGGTCTGTAGTGCCCAAGGAACGCCCAGCCCAACCAGGATATCAAACACATTACTGCCGATGGTGTTGGACACTGCCATATCACCCAATCCTAAACACAAATAGCTGTCGTTCAAATAGAAGCATTTTACATCAAAAACAACCTCCAGAATTAACTTGGAAAATCCTTAAAGAGTATGGCTAAAGATGGTACAGTCCGaagacccccccctcccccacccaaTGAAAAAAAGCCAATGACTAGATGTCCTATCAAACAGTTCAGGGACATGACAGAAACCAGAGCTGTACCTTGCCGAGCAACAATGAGACTGGCGATGCAGTCTGGAACACTGGTGCCGGCTGCCAGGAAGGTGATGCCCATAATGACATCTGGGATGCCAAGGGTGTAGCCGATGATGGTGACCTGTGACCCACCCCCACAAACGTTACGGCTGATAATTGACCAGAACGACAGACAAACAACCCTTgcccaccccccccccacacacacacacaccctctacccTGAGACTCACCATCCAGACCATGAAGTAGGAGAAGACAGCGATCCAGACGGTAGAAAGGAAGAAGGAGACCATGAAGAACTTCTCCCAGCGAGGCTTCGCACAGTTGGGGATGGTGAAGAACAGGAGGAGCAGCAGGGGCCACGAGATCAGCCACTTGCACTTGCTGCCGATGCCATCTGCAGAACAGCCGTGGAAGATAAAAATATGTCAAAtgtatgtatttataaagccctttttacatgcagtcaaagtgctttacagtaaACCAAGGGGTTAAGAGTCTGGAAAAGCATGCAGAAGCACAGTGGTGACACACTCCCTAGATGAACCTACTACTCTACAACATTCTAGAACAGTGTTCTGGTCCTGGAGATCCACAGAGGTCTGAAGGTATTTGTTCCAGCCCACACAACTTACAGAACTAATTTAACTCATCCGCTACTTTAATCATTAAGCACTTGACAGCTGAAACAAGTCTGTTTCATACACACACTTGGCAGTGTTTGCCATGCACATAACAGTCTGTCAGAGATCATTAGAGTTAGTCATGCACATAACAGTCTGTCAGAGATCATTAGTTTGTCATGCACATAACAGTCTGTCAGAGATCATTAGTTTGTCATGCACATAACAGTCTGTCAGAGATCATTAGTTTGTCATGCACATAACAGTCTGTCAGAGATCATTAGTTTGTCATGCACATAACAGTCTGTCAGAGATCATTAGTTTGTCAGTTTGTCATAGTTTGTCATGCACATAACAGTCTGTCAGAGATCATTAGTTTGTCATAACAGTCTGTCAGAGATCATTAGTTTGTCATGCACATAACAGTCTGTCAGAGATCATTAGTTTGTCATGCACATAACAGTCTGTCAGAGATCATTAGTTTGTCATGCACATAACAGTCTGTCAGAGATCATTAGAGTTTGTCATGCACATAACAGTCTGTCAGAGATCATTAGAGTTTGTCATGCACATAAGTCTGTCAGAGATCATTAGAGTTTGTCATGCACATAACAGTCTGTCAGAGATCATTAGAGTTTGTCATGCACATAAGTCTGTCAGAGATCATTAGAGTTTGTCATGCACATAACAGTAACAGTCTAGAGTTTCATAAGTCTGATCATTAGAGTTTGTCATGCACATAACAGTCTGTCAGAGATCAGAGTTTGTCATGCACATAAGTCTTAGAGATTTGTCATGCACATAACAGTCTGTCAGAGATCATTAGAGTTTGTCATGCACATAAGTCTGTCAGAGATCATTAGAGTTTGCCATGCACATAACAGTCTGTCAGAGATCATTAGAGTCTGTCAGAGATCATTAGAGTTTGCCATGCACATAACAGTCTGTCAGAGATCATTAGAGTTTGTCATGATATGATAAAGTCACTGAATAATTTGGGTAATGGCACCACGTCTACTGAAGTGGAAGCAAATGGCACCAATCTTGTCGACAAACATTTCCTATCGACAGTCATGTTAGACTCTGTCTGGATAAACATCacgctaatacacacacacacaccagggataTGAAAGGGGGATATGGTTTcattctcctgctcctcctctgctgGTTTGTCTTCGGGCACGTTGCCATTCTCAATGTCCACCTTCCCCTCCAGAACCTGGGTCTCCACCCCGTTGGCACCCTGGACTAGCTTCTGACGCTGTGAGGAAGAGgcaaaacaggaagctgttcaTTACGGTACACATCCGAAAACATCCAGGGGTGAATTCATTACTCTCAGACCGTAGAAAAACTTTTGgcctgttgcaaaacatttttcaACTGAAACACTTTACCGTTTACTCTAGCAACCAAATGGAAACAGAGCGAAtcagggagggacctacctgaattaaTCCAATAGAACCTCCATTTTTTGTTGCAAAACTTATTCCGTTTGGAGTTAACAGTTTGCGTTGCAAAGCGCAAAACGTTTTGCAAACAGACCAAACGTTTTGCTACGGTCTGCGACTAGTGAACACACCCCAAGCAGACCCCCGCTGTTTCAGTCAGATTCTTTCTGTCTGGTGTCTAATGAACACTATAAAATCCATATCTGAGACAATTGCATTTTTTAACATGCAAACAATCTGCTCCTCATCTCGTTCCTGTAGTTGCATCCCTATCTATCCATACCTCAGTGATGATGAGGCGACTGGCCATGCGCAGCCGGGTCTTTGGTCCAAAATGGCTGGTGACCATGACGCGGAGGCCGGCCTCTGGGAAGCGTAACTTGGGAGGGCTGGCGTGCATAATCTCATCGACCATGACCACAGAGCCACGACTGTAAGCCTTACTGGGCTTAACTGGAGATGGACAGACACATTAGTCCTTCACACTGACATGCACACAGACGCTAACACACAAACATGCTAGCAAAAAAACACTGAAGTAATTATCCAGTGGAAATCTCACTTTAAAAAAAACTCATACCCACAAGTTGTTGTTGTCTCATCCTGTACTCATCCTGTACTCATCCTGTACTCATCCTGTACTCATCCTTTACTCATCCTGTACTCATCCTGTACTCATCCTGTACTCATCCTGTGGCCAAAACATAAATTGGAGAACAAAACACTTCATAACTCTacctcaaacttgtatctcaaacagacaGCTGTTTGCTATTTCCTCAGGGGATAAGGTCACTCAGTCAGCTCTATTAGGAGCTCTATTTTGGTGGACTCTTGTAGAAAAGACATGACTTTACATGTTCAGTCATTTGAACATGTATGTATTCAGTGTTAGTTGTTTGAATGTCATCTAAATCTAGGCCAATATGAGCAGGACTATTTTCTAGGAGAACATTTAACCCTTTAACATGTAACTGGTCTTCTCATGAGATTGAGTCTTTACAGTTTTACTGCAAAATATGTATTGCCACAATGTTTGTTCTAATAAAATACATAATTTGAAGAACAGAAAAATGAAGTAAATTGCCCAcatcttgaaaaaaaaaaaaagtaatatcAGTGAAGTATATGTCAGATTTGACATCGCCTAAATTAATGAATGATCATTAGTTGGGGCCCTATAcaatatacagtgagctccaaaagtattgggacagtgacagagGTTCAGCAGCAGGCTGTCAGCTTTAAGGGGGTTTTAATCCATAAACCGGGTGCACCCGTTCAGGAATTGcagcaaaagtattgggacaaattcacacatgtatattaatgtagtcaaaagtttagtattttgtcccatattcatagcatgcAATGATTACGTCAAGCCtttgactctacaaacttgttgaatGCATTGGctatttgttttggttgtgtatCAGATAATTATTTGccaataaaaaatgtattttaaataaAACTAGTCAACACTTGCTATTCAGTTGTCAATCAACGCACAGTAAATAGCCCATGAGCCACGACTCCGCATGGTGGCTACGCGAAAGAAAATAATGTGCATTAAAACAATAATTAGGCTAAGTTGATGAACTCATCGTTACCACTTACATTACATAGGACGCGGAAATTCACGAGCATcatgccctctccctcctctgtgtaAAGACATTTGACTGCAATCAACCACAGTGCTCACAAATTGTACCGGGAGTCGAGACAGATCAGACTGCGTTTCCCTGTCATCGCTTGCTTAGTGACTGACATGCACCGATTCTATCAAAAGATGGCTAGAAGATGCATGTCAGTCATTCTAGAGGCAGAGGGGCTTGATGGACTAGCGAATTGAAACTTTTAAATGAAAAACATAGTCCAGATAATATGAAGTGGAAAAAGTAGCCGGGTGAAAATGATTAGTGGACGGCGGTGAAAACACCAACACAGAAAACATGCTTTTTAACTTGTGCTTTTGGAAGGAAAACAGTTTTTTCACTCACACTAACTAAATAGAGGTCATATCtaatagaaatctggaaacactggacaatTATTTGAAGATACTCCTAGTATAATGCCTGGATGCAGGGTTTAAGTGTTCTATATTCAATTAGGAAGAGTATATTGATTATATAGAAATTGATATGCATTTATTAAGTAAACAAAGCTGACAAACATTCCCTATATTTGGATATTTAGTACCATAAGTCAGTGGGCTGAGCAGAGCAACACGCTGCAGAGAAACACTGCATTCTAGCAAGCAGAAACAGTTACTACACACAATAAGCAACAGAAGGTTTTAGTAAGGCTAAACAGACAGGCGCTTTGACAGTGGAAAGAGACGAAGATATGGGTCGCATCTACACAAGTGACATTAATACCAAAGATAAGGTGTCtaggctgagagagaggcagtgagagaaagagagagcactgTGGTTGAGCAGAAGGGTACCTCTTATCCAGTGTTAGTCAGCGTAGTAGAATG is a genomic window containing:
- the LOC115139158 gene encoding sodium/potassium/calcium exchanger 4-like; translation: MDQDENKSVSKKTIIAKIFKVRKRREMLFVQVCFLCSVLFMAWSMSALLTKTGHGMILENGHEKHEHWGRRLMGHDNDNETEWKNCTEPAIKEFPEDLFTNNERKSGAVLLHIVAALYMFLALAIICDDYFVTSLEKICEKLDLSEDVAGATFMAAGSSAPELFASVIGVFITHGDVGVGTIVGSAVFNILCIIGVCGIFAGQVVMLGWWSVFRDSFYYILSILALIAFIYDEKVVWWESLVLVLMYCGYILIMKFNQSLQKLFTGKGGKDKNQANGNAAASSEMEDVKPSKAYSRGSVVMVDEIMHASPPKLRFPEAGLRVMVTSHFGPKTRLRMASRLIITERQKLVQGANGVETQVLEGKVDIENGNVPEDKPAEEEQENETISPFHIPDGIGSKCKWLISWPLLLLLFFTIPNCAKPRWEKFFMVSFFLSTVWIAVFSYFMVWMVTIIGYTLGIPDVIMGITFLAAGTSVPDCIASLIVARQGLGDMAVSNTIGSNVFDILVGLGVPWALQTMAVSYGSEVMINSRGLVYSVVLLLGSVALTVGGIHVNHWKLDLKLGIYTLVLYAVFLCFSIMIEYNVFTFVNLPMCMEE